One window from the genome of Oryza glaberrima chromosome 3, OglaRS2, whole genome shotgun sequence encodes:
- the LOC127766494 gene encoding 29 kDa ribonucleoprotein A, chloroplastic-like, with protein MAATLFSTALSPHLLPLPSTSSNPASSSLSFLSKPLLPALAVAGWPRRRTSPFVPVAVAVSEEVETEEEEEEGSGGEEFSDDLRVFVGNLPFSVDSAQLAGLFEQAGSVEMVEVIYDKLTGRSRGFGFVTMSSVEEVEAAVEQFNGYILDGRSLRVNSGPPPPREQSSRRAPRGEANRVYVGNLSWGVDNAALANLFSGEGEVLEAKVIYDRESGRSRGFGFVTYGSAEEVENAVSNLDGADMDGRQIRVTVAESKPPRRQY; from the exons ATGGCGGCCACGCTCTTCTCCACCGCCctctccccgcacctcctccccctcccctccacctcctccaaccccgcctcctcctccctctccttcctctccaagccgctgctccccgccctcgccgtcgcgggATGGCCGCGGAGGAGGACCAGCCCCTTCGTGccggtggccgtggccgtgtCGGAGGAGGtcgagacggaggaggaggaggaggagggctccGGGGGCGAGGAGTTCTCCGACGACCTGAGGGTCTTCGTCGGCAACCTGCCCTTCAGCGTCGACAGCGCCCAGCTCGCCGGCCTCTTCGAGCAGGCCGGCTCCGTCGAGATGGTCGAG GTCATCTATGATAAGCTGACTGGAAGGAGTCGTGGGTTTGGGTTTGTGACAATGTCTAGTGTTGAAGAAGTTGAGGCAGCTGTCGAGCAATTCAATGGCTAT ATACTTGATGGGAGATCTTTGAGGGTTAACTcagggccaccaccaccaagggAGCAATCATCGCGGAGAGCACCCAGGGGTGAGGCCAACAGGGTCTATGTAGGTAACCTTTCTTGGGGTGTTGACAATGCAGCTCTCGCAAATCTATTCAGTGGGGAAGGGGAGGTCTTGGAAGCCAAGGTCATCTATGACAGGGAGAGTGGCAGGTCAAGGGGATTTGGTTTTGTCACTTATGGTTCCGCTGAAGAGGTTGAGAATGCAGTTTCAAATCTTGATGGCGCT GACATGGATGGCAGACAGATCCGAGTTACAGTAGCAGAATCGAAACCACCTAGGAGACAATATTGA